TATTGTCAAATGAGCGCAGTTTAAAATAGAAGATATTTTTCTTAAATCTAAACTTTATTCGTTTGGAAACAATTAAGCTTTGATAAGGCGTTAATACCACGTATATGTAGTTCTGGATTTATTGAATGATATGCTGAACTGAATTTTAAGCAATGCAACATGACCTATTGCCTGTGTGTCCCGAGTGACCGATAATTGGTCAATCGTTTTATGGCTGTGCAAAAATCGTATTATgactttgaaaaaagaaattaCCTTAAAAGTATGATGTAGGCGAATATTCGGAAATACCTCATGCAACGTTTTACAATATTACACACTGTACACAATTCGAGTTCACTGTATAAAAACACATTATTCAGCAGCACTAAAAGGTTTTATGCATTAAGTCAATAAGTTGTGTCTGTGTGTGTTTAGTTTTACATTGTCATAAAATTTAGACGTCATTAAGTATACAAATTGGCACAATACAAATAGATGTACATTATTCTAATGTGTACACTTATGATATTTCTTCGCCATACGATTTTGTATGTAATATTTTGAAGGTTTTAATAGTTAAAACATTGACATTTATACACCAGGTTCAAGCTTATTTGCATCtctgtttaatttaaaaacataaacatgaacATGTGGTGGACAAAGCAACCGAAACATATTGAAACATAGTTGAACGCGACATAAATCAGTACTATTTGATCCAAGTCATAAAAAATGGACGAATGAATAGCTTTAAGACCCATTTGGGTGACAATGCGAACAATCCATAGGTGTAAATaagcttttaaataaattaaatgaagaaaacatattttcaaggcaaacaataaatacaagagaAAATTCAAGGGGCACCTTTGAATATTTGCCAGCAAAATCTGgtgatataaaaatgtatatcaaGAAAAATGATACACACAATACGTGATTAAAACAAGTATATTTGTATGTGTCATATTTTAGAAAATGAGACATTCGTTTTAATTATCATTCTTTTTTAGCTTACCGTCCTGAGTTGTAGTTTTAGGTTGGGTTATCCAGGGAGTTGTCGCCTCCGGAGTTGTCGCCTCCGGAGTTGTCGCCTCGGGAGTTGTCCACTCCGCAGATGTCGTCTCCTGAGTTGTCGGCTCCGGAGTTGATACATCCGGAGTTGTAGTTTCATGATGGCGAGTTAGCTCTTCTATTAACGGACTGTTTAAATCACCTCTGTGCAAAAGCATCTAAGAAAATGGATATTTCAATTTAAACtcatttacaaatatatgtgATGTTTACTTGAAATGATATAGCTAACGTTCGGTGTTAATAATAAACTGACCGTGTGAATTTTGGATCGAAGGTACGCTTTGAAAGTAAGATGAATTATTTTATCGGTATGCATGTAGATATTATTTTGTGAAACGTAATTTGTTACATTGAGTTTAATCCTCGCGTGACACATTTCAAACCCTTATAACGCGAGCTGTTTACTGTTAATTCTTTCTTTAGTTATTTCATGTTATAGGAAACCTATACAACgcgatattttaaatacatttcccTATCACTTCACTAGTAATAAAGTATAATGTTGAAAAGTAGATTATGACCACAATATATTTTCCTCATACCATTATACACCGACGAATGTTGCTGATAAGTCTATACTTACGTCCGTGTGTTGTTTAAATATCGACATCATGAACCATTATTAGAGgttcatatatttttaattgtcttACTGTCTGTGGATTTTAATTTGTCATATGAACGACTGTCTCcattgtttattgtaaaaaacacacacttacaTTGACGACAGGTCCACTGCCGTTGACAACATGCCTTACAGAAAGGAACAATAAACCAAGGATCCAAAAATGCATGTTAGCGTTAAGAATATATGATAATAACTAGTTACTGTTTGATTCAAGTTATCGAATGATAAAAGCAAATGTATATTTGAACGTCATGTCTACATTATCAGTCAATCCTTGCTTCAAAACTTAGAGCTAGATAAAATTTATCAGTAAATTACACTACATATAAAACCTGTTATCAGCAAACTTGGGTAACACAAATTACTTCATTTGGtgtttaaaacatgccaaaaagtATTCACTAATTAACACTGAATGCAATGTATTACTTTTATGATTGTGTTTTTACTTTGCATCAATGCTGACGAAACTAATAACATATATATGTGTGAAATTCCCATAAGTGTGAAGATAAAAAACAGCAGAGGGCAACAATGCCGAGCATTCACCGTACGTTAAAGAAAATCGTCAATCCGTTAAGCCGTATTGTGCATTCATTATTTACCAcacgatatttaaatattttgcctCAAATGATAACAACGTGGAGACAAATTCCGCGCGCATCGATTATTCCCCAGGGGCACAACCTCttaggtcaaggttacacttgtTACCAATGTGCCAGCATGCAATTTGTTCGGACTGAAACGTTattgcttacaaagcaattttaaatcaaatgccACATATCAACGGCCTGTACTCATAGCCTCGGTCCATAAAACAGGTATATGGTGAAATCCtgtcattataattatgtatattttcattgaatttttatatatgcattatagaAGGCATCATGTATTGTATCGAATTTGATACAGCAGACACACattattttaatgcaattatttaCGTTGGAGACATCTACGTCTTTGACCACTTCTAGTataatataatgtacatgcattcaaATATATTGCAGTATATACATAATACAAGACCAATGATTGTAAGTTTAAGGATGGGAACTTACCCGTgttggatttttttaataatttatttgaatacgTAAATTGTTAAGAACATAAATCTTGAATACAATAATATGGAAATACCTACATATTGTGTATGTCAAAGTGTGATTAAAGTTGAAATGGGGTGAATATAACGGCACCgtatatttcttgacagaaatgTGAATACTTAaacttttaaaattttgcaattttctAAAATAAGTCCAGGATTGTAAATAGAATGTAGGCGTTTCGGCATTAAAATCACAGTGCATATTATTTTGTAGCTTTAATATGTCTAACAACCACTTCCGTAGGTATGTACGTACACATAATATAATTGTAGTACATATACAAAATTACAATAATCCTACAAAATATGTTCTGTTTTATTTGTGCTAATCGGTCATTGAGTAGGCTGAGCACTTTCCCGCTTACTCTTCGCGACTTGTACAGAATTATAAATAACCCGGACTGTAAATTAAACCAAAAACGATAATGGTCTGGGTTATATTAAGATGCTGTGAAAACCAAAGATTAACACGAAACCATTCTGCAAGCTTAACGTGTTATAAAAAACCCGTGTTAGATTTTTACCAAGGTTGTATTTAatgtgtttatacatgtatataccttaTACTACATGAACGTGTCTTACATGAAACTGATTCAGAGTTAGTTTGGtcctttttataataaatatgggccgttctctgtgaaaaaggggtttaatgtacgtaaagtgtcgtcccagattagcatgtgcagtccgcaatatGTAAAATTGATTCGGCTAAACATGTAGATCAAGaaaaaataactatttatttatgAACGCTTTAAACAAGTCGATGGGAAGCGGGAATATGATGGTGGAGTTTTTCTCGGCGGAGATGGAACTCAGCGTCTGGAGGTAGCGCAACTGAAGAGCGGCACTGGAGCTACCCATGACGTCAGCAGCCTCTTTGAGCGCACGGGATGCCTTATGCTCTCCTTCCGCCGCGATAACCTGGAATCAGTTGTTTGACGTATCATtttctctccctccctccctccctccctgccTCCCTCTCTCCATCCCTCTCTCTATGTCTCTAtctccctccctctctccctccaTACcgccctctctctctctctctctctctctctctctctctctctctctctctctctctctctctcgctctctctctctctctctctctctctctctccctctctctctctctctctctctctctctaaacgacaaatataatatatgtcaTGTTGTTGTAAAACTGTGCCATACCTTTGCTCGAGCCTCCCCGTTTACTTCCTACAAATGTTTATTAAACTtcctccctctctccctccctcccgcCCTTGCTCTCTCTCTCGTTTCTCGTTTACTGCCTACAAATGTTTATTAAACTCCCTCCCTCCCTCACTCCCGCTATCCCTCCCTCCCTCACTTACTCCCTCACTCTAACCCGCCATCCCTACCTCACTCCCGCCTGTCcgccctccctccctccctccctatCTCCCTCCCTACCTCCCTCCCTTCCCTCCCGGCCCTTTCTCTTCCCTCTCACTCTCTCTATCGTTTACTTCCTACAAATGTTTATAAAACCCCTCCCTCTCTCTCACTTATTCCGTCCCTCCCTCATTTTTCTCTCTCTTCCTCTCCTGATTCCCCTCCCTCTCTCGATTCCCCCCTTATCCCTCCCTACCTCCCTTCCACATCCcacctctctctctctctctttctatCTCTGTCCTCTCTCTCCCCTTattccctccctccctcccttccccATCTCTCTCTCACCTTCTTTCtatctctgtctctctctctcccttattccctccctctctctctccctctctctctctccctctctctctctctctctctctctaaacgacaaatataatatatgtcaTGTTGTTGTAAAACTGTGCCATACCTTTGCTCGAGCCTCCCTGGAAGCCTCCGCCTCTGCCGCCATGGCTCTCTGAAGCTGCACTGGGAGCCGAACGTCCTTACTGCAATGAATTTACATGCTTATACGAAACTTATGATAGacaactagacttaatgcatgtgcgtaaagtgtcatcccagatttgtgAATGCAAATTacgggcaacactttccgcctagattgAATTCTCGTTAGAAAAGACTTCCTGTAAAGgcaaaaaacatacataaactcAAAAGTCTCGTTCCTGATCATTAGCCTGTGTAAACTAgatagtctaatctgggacgacactttaagctcaAACATTAAGCCTATTTTTGCGGGAAAGGGGTTCGTGCCATGGATGAGTGTTTCTCATATAACAACACTGAATGATACAGTAATGGTTGCAAATAGTTCcgttgcggatttcattgaatatAAGACAAAGTTTATTTAATACGGGTGTTTCTTCTAGTCGTTCTTCTGTCGTTGCATAATTCCAATGCATATGTTTTAATTCGTCCGCTATGTTTTATATGCTTTCATCTTCAGGGAATGATAATGCAACTGTTGCTCAActgtaaataaatgtttagatacTGCTACACATTTAGTCTATAAATATCAGAGAGACAAAATAGTGTTCATCCTTTGGATGTTAGTTAAAGATGTTTGCATTATATCAATAGACTATTTGCACCTTAAAGGgactatgaaaaataaaaactgatatgTTCTTTTACCCGTTAATGTAATTTACTAAAACTAtaagttaatcaaatattaacttaTATAAAGTGTCAGAAATTGTATAAtgtttgattaattaaacaaattatttgcagATACAATTGTTTTTAATTCCGATATGGTATCAAACTCATAATCATACAATGAACGACAGTGAACATTGCTTGAACCAACCGTGATATCTTACTTGATAATAACCCTTTCCAACCGGCAGATATATAGATAACTCACACTAATGTTGGCAACATGTAAGTATGAAAACGGCTAAACAAAAAggcatttttaaatgtattaacttTCTCGTTATTTTATGTAGCCAATTTTATCCGTGATTATATACCaataacatttgtgtcatttCAGTTTTTTAAGAATTTGCCATTTTTTTGGGCCATTTAAATGACAAAGTCCCTTCAAACATAAAATGGTTCCATGTTAGAATCATATTATGGTGGCATTCATTTTGTATTGCTGCATACGATAACCTGCATGTTTGAGAAATGTGAACAAATTTTCAACTAAGCgttgaaagtttgttttaaatgtttggatTTTATCGTGAAAATAATTACTGGACATAAATACATGCATGTTAAGATAATTCACTACTGCATCAGATTATTTGATTGAGTTTGCAAAACTTTTAATTCCCTTCTTGATACTTGTCTAGATTTGAAGAAAAAAGTTTTAACgaaaaatttgaaagaaaacacaAAATGGTGACCTAATTCTTGGATGATATATGGCTATCTAACGAAGAAATACGCAAACATAAGAGAAAAGTCGTACTAAGCGAATAGTTGCCACTTTTAGTTACTTATTCATACTATATTTATTACAGGTTCAAATTATTGCATTCAGAACGTGATcgaaaacataacataaaataccTTACATTTCTACTCGCTCAACTTTGATTCCCCATCGATCAGTACATTCGTCTAATGAGGACTGAAAATCAAAGCCACAATGATAGTGTTTCTATATCTGTAACAATGTATGATACGCGCTTCACATCGTGTTAGTTACTTtgcttatatgttattatttatcgAAATTCAAGTCTACTTAAAACATATACGCGACGTTTTATGATATacgttttattcataaatattatttttctaaagCCAAATTAAAGATAGCTCGTGCAAATAGCCCAAGCTATTAAAGTTTGGGTATATTGTTGCGTACATTACTGTTCAAAATGCATTCTAAATCAGTTAGTTAAAAAATATCATTACGTGTAACGGACGAGTAAATAGAACTGTATAAGGTTTTTCAAATACTTAATAGCTACCTGCATTCCTTGACTGATGCTCTCCCTGTCCGACAAGATCTCCGACATGTTCTTGGTTCCCAGGATGTTGCGCAATGTCGTCTGCGCAAGCAAGCGCGTGCTATGGTGCGCGTTCTCGACGTTAGCAACAGACACGGTCGGGTTGGAAACCCGGTAGTACACAACGGCGTCGACGGAAACGGTCACACTATCCTTCGTAAGAACCTGTTCGAAAATTCAAACAACCGGTTGGTCATTGTTTTACCAATTTGGAAAATGCGGAACAAATACGAATGAATAAGGTTTCGAACTTTTGAgagtaatattattaataatcacGTAGCTAGTAAAACTGTGTACAAtcgtattttattaatatgtatgtttgaaCTATACTTTTAGGGactttgtaacatatttttatttcgttaaggtcgtcattaaatgatttaattgagAAATGAACCTCACAAAGAAGAATCGGAACCAGAGAGCTCAATTTTAAAAccagaatataattaaaaaagaaaacccCTACATAtaaaacagtataattattataatatcaataaacaatccacgtatattcacaaaatacaacgaAACAGCAgaataaattcaaattatttaatcgttttgcgtttgtaacgcattcaaattttatcaatttctaatGATGATTATTCATAAATGAACATTCATTTCAAGCAGTACGCCATTCGTGTAATGTCGCTCGACAATGCGCAGGgtacttttatttgttttcagtATTCCTATCTTCGAAACTTCATATTTAAAAGTATATAACTGTAGAATAGCACGATTGGTTCTAATTGCTGATAACGATGTATCAACACATTAAGTTATTATCaaccaaattttaataaaataaagattttcCTGCTTTGTTAACCACTTATATGGATTGATTAAAAGCGTACATGAACCGAAATTGATTCTTTAGAAGTCGGATATGGTGTTCAAACATGGGGtcgttcttttatttttaaagaaatgtaattAACTATTACATTCATGTAATCGACTTTCTCTTGACAATAAAGGAATCATACTTGCGTTTTGATTACATTTGTGTTCCCATTTACAAacgggccgcgctctgtgaaaagggggttaaatgcatgtgcgttaagtgtcgtaccagattagcctgtgcagtcagcacatgctaaacagggacgacattttccgcttaaactgTCGTTTTTCTAagtagagactttcttttaacagaaaatatacaagcggaaaatgttgtccgtgattatcctgtgcggactgcacaggcttatctgagacgacactttacacacatgcatttaacctcattttcacagagcacgtccaTTAATCCATTTTATGTACTTGACTGTTACGTAAATGTGCGTGGTTTGCGGTTGTAATCCTTTGCATTCGAATAATCTGATCATATATGCAGCACatgcaattattatattttatgatagGGCTATAACACGTATTGCTCTAAATCTAGCGGTCtgaaaaatatgaatatatagaTCTGAACTATCTCTAGTTGCTGTTCAAACAATCGGCTTATTGGTGTGATAAGGCTAGAAACAACTTTGGTACAGAAAGATGAACATGTCAAGCGGGATTGGTCAATCGTTATTTAAgggtttttgttaattattctttTAGAGCACTTGCATTGATACTTTGAGGTAACGGACTTACATACGTATCATCTCGTGGCGACACTTTCTGCTGTGTGTTCTTATAATAATGGcgaaaaacacgtgtattttagCAATTTAACTCAATCAGCGGAACCCATGCAAAGACATGAACTGTACGTACACGCAAACACTAACAGTATCGGCAGTTAAACATTCAAATGTAACTTATTATTATTCTGAGAACTCACCTTCTTCTAGAGAGTTAAGGTTATTAATGAAACCGCTAACTATTAAGATTATATCCTCCTTCTATCCCCTAATAAATTATTGCACCGGTTGTAATTCTTTCTTAAGTATGGATTGCGTTTAAGCAACACTCATAAATCAAGAGCAGATGCCATGCCCTCGAGTTAGTTTAAGAGATTTGCTTGATTTTCCATTCTGTTGAGAGCAATCGCCGCTATCAAATTCATTTTACTTTATATGACAACATACGCTTAAACTATGCTGATAGATTTGCATTTTGATAGGAGTAGGGGTGGGTGGtagttcttttttttataaaccaaATAGCTGTTAATTGCATATATAATTCGAAACAATAAAGCATGAACGTCACTTTTGCGATATCAAGAGATACACTTTTATAAGGAAAATAGCTAAATTAGAGTTGATATTACTAAATTATTGCATCTAACTGACTTAATATTCGGGTTGTtggaatgtgaacataattaagaATGCTTAACATCTGGTGCGCTTTCTTTATTCTTTCGTTTGttcctgaataaaataacaaattaaattcaCTCTACATGTGCACATCTGATTATATTGACCGATTCACAGATGTGCTTGAAAACGGCATATACTCATACTATGCCGTAAAGACCATCTCATTTGTCTCCGAATACTTGATTGTTAGTATTTTAgtatatgtttattaaacaaatcatttacGCTCTACACGTGCATAATACTTCGAATAATTACTTGCACAAAAATTGA
This is a stretch of genomic DNA from Dreissena polymorpha isolate Duluth1 chromosome 7, UMN_Dpol_1.0, whole genome shotgun sequence. It encodes these proteins:
- the LOC127837327 gene encoding uncharacterized protein LOC127837327, encoding MHFWILGLLFLSVRHVVNGSGPVVNMLLHRGDLNSPLIEELTRHHETTTPDVSTPEPTTQETTSAEWTTPEATTPEATTPEATTPWITQPKTTTQDVIPKGLLLNLLRNMYDDANTMSALARGLTDKVTTVEHVADHTKTLLLQVIQHVGNDIAIISQMTRGLIDDIKTAEDIAHN
- the LOC127839812 gene encoding band 7 protein AGAP004871-like, which codes for MNNRHTGGYSLGTEDLVIGASSPFPEILLTILFSADDNTDGAGCCGWLLYAFSLLLIVVTLPFSLVLCIKVVQEYERAVIFRLGRLPLGGAKGPGIFFIIPCIESYTKIDLRTVSFDVPPQEVLTKDSVTVSVDAVVYYRVSNPTVSVANVENAHHSTRLLAQTTLRNILGTKNMSEILSDRESISQGMQSSLDECTDRWGIKVERVEIKDVRLPVQLQRAMAAEAEASREARAKVIAAEGEHKASRALKEAADVMGSSSAALQLRYLQTLSSISAEKNSTIIFPLPIDLFKAFINK